The Alosa alosa isolate M-15738 ecotype Scorff River chromosome 9, AALO_Geno_1.1, whole genome shotgun sequence genome includes a region encoding these proteins:
- the LOC125300291 gene encoding serine protease 40-like, translating into MCALHYPLMLLTMLLLHKHGCYAEKIINGRNVAVEDMQYMASVQNNEKHVCGGFVIKPNFVLTAAHCRKCLTGKVSVVLGAHNIHKPEKRKRYYIGKQNKITHVNYTRTKTGNDIMLLKLSRKIGKDVKTVNIPSSDEMKMKNGTNCLVAGWGKTSKNNATNRLQEADVQVVDFQECQAEWNQNSINQTLPKNVMCAKGFRRSGPSSTDSGGPLVCNGLAVGIVSFNLNAESYQEIIPAVYTQISKFLPWIKSKIGSSFDLQDSYFESNAHAALSGDEIINGKKAKDGSLEYMASVQIDGTHRCGGFLIDPNFVLTAAHCDFSGEMTVVLGTHGIKGNVKKHKVDTKIKHGSYKSSLTGNDIMLLKLVKQVKLGKGVKVVNIPRNDKPVQQPTKCSVAGWGSTANSNKKASEDLQVVNVTTIDTEECKNVWKEAKVTLPAKVMCAGGYETKKGACQGDSGGPLVCDNVAVGIVSFNLRQDCNYPNVPNVYTQISKFLPWINETIKVHS; encoded by the exons ATGTGCGCCCTGCACTATCCCCTGATGCTTCTGACGATGCTTCTTCTGCACAAGCATG gtTGTTATGCTGAAAAGATCATTAATGGGAGGAATGTAGCAGTTGAAGACATGCAGTACATGGCATCAGTGCAGAACAATGAGAAGCATGTCTGTGGAGGCTTTGTCATAAAGCCCAACTTTGTACTGACTGCAGCACACTGCAGAAAATG CCTAACAGGCAAAGTTAGTGTTGTTCTTGGGGCACACAACATCCATAAACCAGAGAAAAGAAAGCGATATTATattggaaaacaaaacaaaatcacccACGTTAACTATACAAGAACCAAAACTGGAAATGACATCATGCTGTTGAAG CTGTCAAGGAAAATTGGCAAAGATGTGAAAACAGTGAACATCCCATCATCTGATGAGATGAAGATgaaaaatggcacaaactgcttGGTCGCTGGTTGGGGTAAAACAAGTAAGAATAATGCCACAAATCGGCTCCAGGAGGCCGATGTCCAAGTCGTCGATTTCCAAGAGTGCCAGGCAGAATGGAATCAGAACAGCATCAATCAGACACTTCCTAAAAATGTGATGTGTGCCAAAGGGTTCAGAAGGAGTGGTCCAAGTTCg ACAGACTCGGGAGGTCCATTGGTGTGCAACGGCCTGGCTGTGGGTATAGTGTCATTCAACCTGAATGCTGAAAGCTATCAAGAGATCATTCCTGCTGTTTATACTCAAATCTCAAAGTTCCTGCCATGGATCAAAAGCAAAATTGGTTCCAGTTTTGATTTGCAAGATTCTTATTTTGAGT CAAATGCACATGCAG CCTTGTCAGGAGATGAAATCATCAATGGGAAGAAAGCCAAAGATGGTTCCTTGGAATACATGGCATCAGTGCAGATTGATGGCACCCATAGGTGTGGAGGATTCCTCATTGACCCCAACTTCGTTCTTACGGCTGCACACTGTGACTTCAG TGGTGAGATGACTGTTGTCCTTGGCACACATGGCATTAAGGgaaatgttaaaaaacacaAGGTGGACACCAAGATTAAGCATGGATCATACAAAAGCTCCTTGACTGGAAACGACATAATGCTATTAAAG TTAGTCAAACAGGTGAAATTAGGCAAAGGGGTGAAAGTAGTTAATATCCCAAGAAACGACAAACCAGTTCAGCAACCCACAAAGTGCTCAGTTGCTGGTTGGGGTTCCACTGCAAACAGCAACAAGAAGGCATCAGAGGATCTGCAGGTTGTAAACGTTACGACCATTGACACAGAGGAATGCAAAAACGTGTGGAAGGAAGCAAAGGTGACTCTGCCAGCCAAGGTCATGTGTGCTGGAGGATATGAAACCAAGAAAGGGGCCTGCCAG GGTGATTCAGGGGGACCACTGGTGTGTGACAATGTGGCAGTTGGCATTGTTTCATTCAACCTCAGGCAAGACTGTAACTATCCTAATGTTCCCAATGTCTACACACAGATCTCAAAATTCTTGCCCTGGATTAATGAAACCATCAAAGTCCATTCTTGA
- the LOC125300528 gene encoding granzyme B(G,H)-like: MGAATLLCLQLAASMLLLVSSSAQGGYVGIVNGTVAKPFRPYMVSVQQNKEHICGGFLVSESFVMTAAHCITWGVNLTVMVGGHDITNQKSGTRIPVKYYHVNPGYIPKTLQNDIAILQLTEGAKQSNSVKWISIPEKDKDIKGAEVCSVAGWGATKTKGPANNLLLQADVVIMKRKECNQLWKGYFNKKMLCASGKAGFCQGDSGGPLVCKNKAVGVVSFNEKNNCNNPKKPNVYTRISAYLPWIKSILNSVKH; this comes from the exons ATGGGTGCTGCaactctgctctgcctccagcTGGCAGCTTCCATGCTGTTGCTGGTTTCCTCAA GTGCCCAGGGTGGGTATGTGGGCATTGTGAATGGCACAGTAGCAAAACCCTTCAGACCCTACATGGTCTCTGTGCAACAAAATAAGGAACATATCTGTGGTGGCTTTCTGGTGTCTGAGTCATTTGTCATGACTGCAGCTCATTGTATCACTTG GGGAGTGAATTTGACTGTTATGGTAGGGGGACACGACATTACAAACCAGAAAAGTGGAACAAGGATACCAGTGAAATACTACCATGTCAACCCCGGATACATTCCTAAGACACTTCAGAATGACATTGCAATTCTACAG CTGACAGAAGGAGCAAAACAGTCCAACTCTGTAAAATGGATCTCTATTCCTGAGAAGGACAAAGACATCAAAGGGGCAGAGGTTTGTAGTGTGGCCGGATGGGGGGCAACGAAAACCAAAGGGCCTGCAAACAATCTCCTCCTCCAGGCAGATGTGGTTATCATGAAGAGAAAAGAGTGCAATCAATTGTGGAAGGGATACTTCAATAAAAAAATGCTTTGTGCGAGTGGTAAAGCAGGCTTTTGCCAG GGTGACTCAGGAGGCCCTCTGGTCTGCAAGAACAAGGCTGTGGGAGTAGTGTCGTTCAACGAGAAAAATAACTGTAACAACCCAAAAAAGCCAAATGTCTACACAAGAATATCAGCATATCTGCCCTGGATAAAGAGTATTTTAAACAGTGTCAAACACtga